A single genomic interval of Malania oleifera isolate guangnan ecotype guangnan chromosome 11, ASM2987363v1, whole genome shotgun sequence harbors:
- the LOC131167475 gene encoding probable WRKY transcription factor 7: protein MSSMGRPPLSSNSLKRKCASSDNGGSGKCGGSETENEEGSPEEQLNLVGNRGYYKFSSVRGRPARKHVERASDDPAMLIVTYEGEHNHSLSVAETCSLIPKSF, encoded by the exons ATGTCGTCGATGGGTAGACCTCCACTGTCGTCTAATTCGTTGAAGAGGAAATGCGCCTCGTCGGATAACGGTGGTTCCGGCAAGTGCGGTGGGTCG GAAACTGAGAATGAAGAGGGTAGTCCTGAAGAACAGTTGAACTTGGTTGGGAACAGGGGATACTACAAGTTCAGCAGCGTGAGGGGTCGCCCGGCGCGGAAACACGTGGAGAGGGCATCGGATGATCCGGCGATGCTGATCGTAACCTACGAAGGGGAGCACAACCACTCGCTCTCCGTGGCGGAGACCTGCAGCCTCATCCCTAAATCCTTCTAG
- the LOC131167353 gene encoding zinc finger AN1 and C2H2 domain-containing stress-associated protein 16 produces the protein MGTPEFPDLGKHCFVDDCKQIDFLPFTCDRCRKVFCLEHRSYFQHHCPHANREDSTVVICPLCAKGVRLIPDEDPNITWESHVNTDCDPSNYERATKKKKCPVTGCREILTFSNTIRCRDCTIDHCLKHRFGPDHKCSGPKKPETGFPFMGLLSRSRKEETKSHRVPATSSPKWANSFLNAASSFRATAGAGMAKLSSEFNQALQMARDGVGQGSSSSGSGNGQMEECPQCKARFSSVTDLVEHVEKVHERSGNRTGVKKVTIDVCPKCSRGFRDAVSLVQHVERDHGGTSKA, from the exons ATGGGTACTCCAGAATTCCCAGATCTTGGAAAGCATTGCTTCGTGGACGATTGCAAGCAAATCGATTTCTTGCCCTTCACCTGCGATCGATGCCGCAAG GTATTTTGCTTAGAGCACCGAAGTTATTTTCAACACCACTGTCCACATGCCAACAGAGAAGATTCAACTGTTGTTATCTGCCCACTCTGTGCAAAAGGAGTACGCCTAATTCCTGATGAAGACCCGAACATCACATGGGAGTCACATGTTAACACCGATTGTGACCCATCAAACTACGAGCGAGCCACAAAGAAGAAAAAGTGTCCTGTCACTGGCTGCAGAGAGATCCTAACATTCTCGAATACTATTCGATGTCGCGACTGCACTATAGATCACTGTTTGAAGCACCGGTTTGGACCTGACCACAAATGCTCCGGACCCAAGAAACCTGAGACAGGTTTCCCATTTATGGGTCTTCTGAGTAGAAGTAGAAAGGAAGAAACAAAATCCCACCGAGTTCCAGCAACATCTTCACCAAAGTGGGCAAATAGCTTTCTGAATGCTGCTTCAAGCTTTAGAGCAACAGCCGGAGCAGGCATGGCAAAATTGAGCAGTGAATTTAACCAAGCATTGCAGATGGCAAGGGATGGGGTGGGACAGGGCAGCAGCAGCAGTGGCAGTGGAAATGGACAAATGGAGGAGTGCCCCCAGTGTAAAGCAAGGTTTTCCTCTGTTACAGACCTCGTTGAGCACGTGGAGAAAGTTCATGAAAGAAGTGGAAACCGAACTGGTGTTAAGAAGGTGACAATCGATGTTTGCCCCAAGTGTAGTAGAGGTTTTCGTGACGCGGTGTCCCTGGTGCAGCATGTTGAAAGGGATCATGGAGGTACTTCCAAAGCTTGA
- the LOC131167355 gene encoding small ribosomal subunit protein uS5x, with protein MAERGGERGFGRGFGRGGRGDRGRGRRRTGGRRDEEEKWVPVTKLGRLVKEGKIRSLEQIYLHSLPIKEHQIVDTLIGPSLKDEVMKIMPVQKQTRAGQRTRFKAFVVVGDGNGHVGLGVKCSKEVATAIRGAIILAKLSVIPVRRGYWGNKIGLPHTVPCKVTGKCGSVTVRMVPAPRGAGIVAARVPKKVLQFAGIEDVFTSSRGSTKTLGNFVKATFDCLLKTYGFLTPDFWRETRFSKSPFQEHTDLLAKPTGKAVYLEDVEKVEA; from the exons ATGGCTGAGAGAGGCGGAGAGCGTGGCTTTGGCCGTGGATTCGGCCGTGGCGGACGTGGTGACCGCGGCCGCGGGCGTCGTCGTACTGGAGGTCGGCGAGACGAAGAAGAGAAGTGGGTTCCCGTGACAAAACTCGGACGCTTGGTGAAAGAAGGGAAGATTCGAAGCCTCGAGCAGATCTACCTCCACTCTCTTCCCATCAAGGAGCACCAGATCGTCGACACTCTCATCGGTCCGTCCCTCAAGGACGAGGTCATGAAGATCATGCCCGTCCAGAAGCAGACTCGTGCCGGTCAGCGCACCCGGTTCAAGGCCTTTGTCGTCGTCGGTGACGGCAACGGGCATGTCGGATTGGGCGTGAAGTGCAGCAAAGAAGTTGCGACGGCGATTCGTGGTGCGATCATACTGGCGAAGCTGTCTGTGATCCCGGTGAGGAGAGGGTACTGGGGAAACAAGATTGGGCTGCCGCATACTGTGCCGTGTAAGGTCACCGGAAAGTGCGGGTCGGTTACCGTGCGGATGGTTCCAGCACCGCGAGGAGCTGGTATTGTTGCCGCTAGGGTTCCCAAGAAGGTTCTGCAGTTCGCTGGGATTGAGGATGTGTTCACTTCATCTCGGGGTTCAACGAAAACCCTTGGAAATTTCGTCAAG GCTACCTTTGACTGTTTGTTGAAGACTTATGGGTTCCTGACACCAGACTTTTGGAGGGAGACGCGCTTCTCAAAATCTCCATTCCAAGAGCACACTGATCTGTTGGCCAAGCCCACCGGCAAGGCAGTATACCTGGAGGATGTCGAGAAGGTTGAAGCTTGA